A part of Lagopus muta isolate bLagMut1 chromosome 26, bLagMut1 primary, whole genome shotgun sequence genomic DNA contains:
- the USE1 gene encoding vesicle transport protein USE1, whose amino-acid sequence MAATRLELNLMRLLSRCEALAAERRDPEEWRLEKYVAALEDMLRELKKQSSKPAPELLNEYTRKVDFLKGLLEAEKLPSSTEKALANQFLAPGRTPTTIKERTPATKTVHLQTKARCTGKMRSELLGTDPLAISDSEELNIRKRKGLASDEKQSAVELDAVLQHHQDMQEKLAEEMLSLARSLKNNTLAAQNVIKQDNQTLSHSLRMADQNFEKLKDESDRLEQHAKKSVNWLLWIMLIVVCFIFIGMILFIRIFPKLK is encoded by the exons ATGGCGGCGACGCGGCTGGAACTGAATCTGATGCGGCTGCTGAGCCGGTGCGAGGCGCTGGCAGCGGAGCGGCGGGATCCCGAGGAGTGGCGGCTGGAGAAG TACGTGGCCGCCCTTGAGGACATGCTGCGGGAGCTGAAGAAGCAGTCCAG CAAGCCTGCCCCAGAACTGCTCAATGAATACACACGTAAAGTAGACTTTCTGAAGGGACTTCTAGAAGCTGAAAAATTG ccttcATCAACTGAAAAGGCACTGGCGAATCAGTTCTTAGCCCCTGGACGTACCCCTACTACAATCAAAGAGAGAACCCCAGCTACCAAAACAGTTCATCTGCAGACAAAGGCTCGTTGCACAGGCAAGATGAGGAGTGAGCTGCTTGGTACA GATCCCTTGGCTATCAGTG attctgAGGAGCTGAACATAAGGAAGCGGAA AGGCCTTGCATCTGATGAGAAGCAGTCAGCAGTGGAGCTGGATGCTGTGTTGCAGCACCATCAAGACATGCAGGAAAAGTTAGCGGAGGAAATGCTGAGTTTGGCTCGCAGTCTCAAAAACAACACTTTGGCTGCACAGAATGTGATAAAACAAGACAACCAG ACGCTGTCCCACTCTCTCCGGATGGCAGACCAGAACTTTGAGAAGCTGAAGGATGAATCTGACCGCCTTGAACAGCATGCGAAGAAATCGGTCAACTGGCTGTTATGGATCATGTtaattgttgtttgttttatattcatCGGTATGATTCTCTTTATCAGAATTTTCCCCAagctaaaatga